Part of the Spirochaetota bacterium genome is shown below.
AGCCGGGGTGTCCGATATACACGGTCGTGGGAAAGGGAGACCCGAATATCGACCCCACCATTGTCCCGATCCCGTTCATCGCGAGCGCGGGCATCGCGGGATAATCGTCCCCCGCCGCTGCCGCCGATTCCAGGTTCTGGATCGTCGCGAAGAACGCGATCACGCCCATGGGGACCGATATGCCCAGGTAGGGCGCGACGTCGGCGAATCCGTCGATGATCTGCGGGAGGGCGAAGACGGGAACGTAGAAGGACACGTTCTTCGTCGATTCGACGAGTGCCTCCGGGCTCATCGCGCCCATGCCCCAGGCGATGACGCCGCCGGTAGCGAGCGCGTAAAGGCCGGCGGGGATGCGGAAGGGAAGCTTTACGCGCGAAAAATATTCCATGAGAATGAAGGCCATGGGCACGAACGCGATGAGCGGCTTTTCCCAGAGCGGGATCGTGTTCGCGAGCGCGATGAAGACGAGCGCGATCCCCGCAAGCGTGGAGAGCAGCGCGGCGCGCGGCGTAATGCGGCGGATGCGCTCTCCCACGAACGCGCCCACCCCCTCGAAGAAGCCGCTTATGAAGCAGCTCGCGACCCCTACCTTCCATGCCAGGTCCGCGTCTTTCGTGTGGATGTAGATGGGCGCTATAATAAATGAGAAAAACGCGAAGAGGCTCACGGTGTTGATACCGTAGGGGAGCGCAGTCACGTCGAGCCTTTGTTCGCGCATCGCGAGCCGGCGCGCCTGCCACGAGTAGAACAGGTTCCCCGCGAGCACCGAGAGCGCCGCCCCCGGCATGATCTTCCCGAACACGACGTCCGCGGGCATGCCTATCGAAAGACAGAGCCCCGTGATGAGAATCAGGTTCACCAGGTTGTCGATGAACAGGCCGATGAATCCGTCAATGTCGCCCCGCGCGAAGAAGGGGACCCGGAAGCCTCCCTGAGTCATGTGCGTCCTCCTGAAAAATGCGTGATCATCCGGCGATACTGTTTTTCATGCGCCGATTATATCTTCCGGCACACCACGTTCCATACCGTGATGGACGCAACGTCCTTTTTCAAGACAAGCGTGAACACGTCGGGCATGGAATACGCGGCATTCGCTTTTGTGTCAAAAAAGCCGCTGAACCCGTTTGCCGGAACGATCCTCCTGTCGTTCCGGGGAAACTCCATCCTGTACGCGTTCTCGATCGAGGTCCACGTCCCCTGGAATGTCATGGGCCCCTTGAGGTCCAGCATGCTCTGGAAATGGAACATAAACGTTCCGTTTGAATCGAGCTCAAGGTAGATGAACGCCGTATTGTTCCCCGCGGCGATGAAGGCCGCCTCGACCGCGGGCTCCGTCCCGGTGAGCGCGGCGATGTCCTGTTCCTGCAGCCAGCCCTCCGTGGGACCGATCTTCACCAGGCAGAAAGCGCGGTCACCCGGCACACCCGCAATTACTCTCCGTTCCATCACCTCCACGCGCGCGCTCTTCGGCAATACAAAGCCAAGCGTGCCCGACAGCGGATCGGGGCCGCTGTACAGCGCGGCGCCTCCGTCCTTCACGATTACGGCCTGCGTGCCCGCGCAGGAGACCAGTGCTGCGGCAAGGATGCATAACAGCAACGCGTGCCTCTTCATGTACGTATCCTCCGATTGGATTCAATGAAATGCCAGACGGCTCGTGCGGCGACAGGCGCGCTCTCGAGCGCGCGCTCCTTACCTCGCCTGCGCCTTCTTGATCACCTTCGCAACCCGCGCCTTCTGCGCCGCGCTCAGGTGCTCGATCCGGGCTTCGAGCGTTTCGATGAACGCCTTTTTATTCTTTGCGTTCACCGCGACGAGCACCGTTTCCGCGTGCTGGCCTACTTCCTTGGGGCGGCAGTTCGCGAGGTGGGTGAGAAGCAGCGGGAAGACCCGGGCGCCGGACCGCACGTCCGCAGCGGCGACCCCGGCGAGCACCTTCACCCCCGCATCCACGGTGATGACCGAACCCTTTTCCATCGCCTGCACGATACGTTCGGATGCCTTGAATAAATCACTGGCCCTTATTCCGGCGAAGGTGGAAAGCGCGATCATGGCCCCCCACACCATCCGGTTGTCGCCGGAGTCAAGGAGCGCGATGAAGGCATCGGCATGCGACGCTATGAGCGCGGGCGCGACATAACCGATCTCATAGAGCGTCTTGATGCAGTCGCCCCGGATGCTTTTCTCCGGGTTGGAAAGGTTTTCGGCAAGCTCGGCGACGGCCCTCGCGTCCTTTTTCGCGGCGATCGCGCGTGCAAGCTCCCTGTTCGGTTCGTCGTCCCTGCGTCCCTGCGCGGACGCCAGCTTGTCCAATACCGTCATTTCCGCTCCCTCCCTTGCCGGGCGCCCCTGCCCGCCCGTGTTCGTATCGGCCCCCAAAATCCTATCTTTGCCGCGAGGGTGCTGTCAAAGTAATTTTCACACAATGGTCAAAATAACCTGACGGGGGAAAAATATATTGACAAAACACTTTCACGATTGTGTGTCTTGAATTTCAATTTGCACGCGAGGATGTCATGGATTATTCAAAAACGGTCAACCTGCCCACCACCGATTTTCCGATGAGGGCGAATCTCCCCACCCGCGAGCCCGAGATGCTCGCGCGCTGGGCGAAGGACAAGATATACGGGCGCATACTGGCGTCGCGCAAGGACGCCCCGCTCTACATACTGCACGACGGGCCGCCCTACGCGAACGGCAACATTCACCTGGGCCACGCGCTCAACAAGATACTGAAAGACATCATCGTGAAGCACAAGACCATGATGGGCTTCAAGGCACCCTACGTCCCGGGCTGGGACTGCCACGGGCTTCCCATAGAGCTCCACGTCACCCGGCAGATGGGCGAGAAGGCGAAGCTCGCCCCCAAGATCGACATTCGGAAACAATGCCGCGCCTACGCGGAAAAATACGTGAAGATCCAGATGGAGGAGTTCAAGCGCCTTGGGGTGTTCGGCGACTACGAGAACCCGTACCTGACCATGGCCGCGGCGTACGAGGCCAAGATCATCGAGATTTTCGGCGAGCTGTTCCGGAAGGGATTCATCACGCGCGGGAAAAAGCCCATCTACTGGTGCCCCACCTGCGTGACGGCGCTGGCCGAGGCCGAGGTCGAATACCACGACCACTCGTCGCCGTCCATATTCGTGAAGTTCAAAGTCGATCCGGGCTCCGCCGATATACAGGGCGTCGATAAGGACAAGCTCTTCGTGGCGATCTGGACCACCACGCCGTGGACCCTGCCGGCCAACCTTGCCGTATGCTTCCATCCCGATTTTCCCTACTCGGCCTGGAAGTTCAGCAACGCGTACTACATCGCGGCCGACGGCCTCGCCGACAGCATGGCGCAGATATCAGGCCTTACGAAGGGCGCGGGCGTCCCCGTTTCCCGCGCGCAGATCGCGAAGCTCAAGGTTAACCACCCCTTCATCAAGCGCGAATCGAAGGTGTTGTTCGGGAATTTCGTGACCCTGGAACAGGGCACCGGCATCGTGCACATCGCACCCGGGCACGGCATGGAGGACTACGTGATCGGCCTGGAGAACGGGCTGGACGTCTACTGTCCCGTCGACGACGAGGGCCGCTTCACCGCGGACTTTCCCGAGATGCAGGGTGTGAACGTGTTCGACGCAAACCCGAAGGTCGTGGAGCTGTTAAAGAGTATCGGCGCCCTCATCTTCACCAACGAGATTTCGCACAGCTACCCGCACTGCTGGCGCTGCAAGAACCCGCTCATCTTCCGCGCGACGGAGCAGTGGTTCTTCATGGTCGATCATGAGGATCTCCGCAAGACCGCGCTTAAGGCGACCGACGATACGCAGTGGATCCCGCAGTGGGGCTATCAGCGCTTCAAGGGGATGGTGGAGACCCGGCCCGACTGGTGCCTCTCGCGCCAGCGCTCCTGGGGCGTGCCCATCCCGTCTTTCAAATGCGTGAAATGCGGCACTAACCTCATGACCGCCGATACGATCGCGCACTTTTCGAAGCTCTCGCTCGAGAAGAGCATCGATTCCTGGTACACCGACGACATCGCTTCGCTCGTTCCCAAGGGCACTGTCTGCTCGTGCGGCGGCACCGAGTTCCAGAAGGAGTTCGATATCCTTGACGTATGGTTCGACTCGGGCGTATCGCACTTCGCCGTCCTCGACAGATGGAAGGAACACCGCTGGCCCTCCGACTTGTACCTCGAGGGAAGCGATCAGCACCGCGGATGGTTCCAGTCCTCGCTATGGCCCGCGATCGCGCTCAGGGGACGCGCGCCCTACGACACCGTGCTCACGCACGGCTTCCTGCTGGACGACCAGGGCAAGGCCATGAGC
Proteins encoded:
- a CDS encoding NCS2 family permease, giving the protein MTQGGFRVPFFARGDIDGFIGLFIDNLVNLILITGLCLSIGMPADVVFGKIMPGAALSVLAGNLFYSWQARRLAMREQRLDVTALPYGINTVSLFAFFSFIIAPIYIHTKDADLAWKVGVASCFISGFFEGVGAFVGERIRRITPRAALLSTLAGIALVFIALANTIPLWEKPLIAFVPMAFILMEYFSRVKLPFRIPAGLYALATGGVIAWGMGAMSPEALVESTKNVSFYVPVFALPQIIDGFADVAPYLGISVPMGVIAFFATIQNLESAAAAGDDYPAMPALAMNGIGTMVGSIFGSPFPTTVYIGHPGWKAMGARGGYSVLNGAVMSLICFTGLMSVIVALIPLEAGYPILLWIGIVITAQAFQTTPAAHAPAVALGLLPAIAAWGLSLLRQYINADGRYSLEEVNALIAKTAPQLKGITTFAEGPLLSAMFLTAVGVYLVERDFLRASLWALPLAVCAFFGVIHAPAVGVNMAPGLTVGYGLFAGVMLLVFLHQKKNNILC
- a CDS encoding isoleucine--tRNA ligase gives rise to the protein MDYSKTVNLPTTDFPMRANLPTREPEMLARWAKDKIYGRILASRKDAPLYILHDGPPYANGNIHLGHALNKILKDIIVKHKTMMGFKAPYVPGWDCHGLPIELHVTRQMGEKAKLAPKIDIRKQCRAYAEKYVKIQMEEFKRLGVFGDYENPYLTMAAAYEAKIIEIFGELFRKGFITRGKKPIYWCPTCVTALAEAEVEYHDHSSPSIFVKFKVDPGSADIQGVDKDKLFVAIWTTTPWTLPANLAVCFHPDFPYSAWKFSNAYYIAADGLADSMAQISGLTKGAGVPVSRAQIAKLKVNHPFIKRESKVLFGNFVTLEQGTGIVHIAPGHGMEDYVIGLENGLDVYCPVDDEGRFTADFPEMQGVNVFDANPKVVELLKSIGALIFTNEISHSYPHCWRCKNPLIFRATEQWFFMVDHEDLRKTALKATDDTQWIPQWGYQRFKGMVETRPDWCLSRQRSWGVPIPSFKCVKCGTNLMTADTIAHFSKLSLEKSIDSWYTDDIASLVPKGTVCSCGGTEFQKEFDILDVWFDSGVSHFAVLDRWKEHRWPSDLYLEGSDQHRGWFQSSLWPAIALRGRAPYDTVLTHGFLLDDQGKAMSKSEGNVIPPEDLIKKFGADIIRLWVSSEDYRSDVRMGMDMMNQNADSYRKIRNSLKFIIGNLSDFTEKDALPYDELLDIDKWILGNLYELSKQVVEHYEKFEFHLVYRKILNFCAVELSSLYFDISKDILYVELRDSKKRRSNQTALHEILETLVRLVAPVLAFTAEEVWSFLGRTGSVHEQAYWKIDGRYDNESVRARMQDLIDTKKDLLKSLETSRKEKIIGNSLEAQIDLYVKSEKTRAMLREMGEEAMRFFQVSGLALHDSVQPGMTDYENASVGVSKAKGGKCVRCWNYSDGLGSDPAHPEICPRCTAIVKKLG